In candidate division WOR-3 bacterium, a genomic segment contains:
- the arcC gene encoding carbamate kinase: MRPVTVVAIGGNSLIRSKDKSSFADQLATTAETCRSIADVAEAGHDIVVTHGNGPQVGFILIRSHLARNRLPEVPLDACNAQTQAEIGYMIQQSLDNEFKRRSIGRPVVTLVTQVVVDAADPAFREPSKPVGPFYTKGEAARLEKELGWVLREDAGRGFRRLVPSPRPISVVEMTEVESLLGSGAVVIACGGGGIPVVRDNGTLKGVAAVIDKDLASSLLAGDIGAERLVISTAVEHVCLNYGQANQTPLGFVSALDVKNHLAARQFPAGSMGPKIEAALDFLQRGGKEVVITDPGHLAEAMAGKAGTHITG; the protein is encoded by the coding sequence CCATCGGTGGCAACTCACTGATCCGGTCGAAGGACAAAAGCTCGTTTGCCGACCAACTGGCGACGACCGCTGAAACGTGCCGTTCCATAGCCGACGTCGCTGAGGCTGGGCACGACATCGTAGTCACGCACGGCAACGGCCCGCAGGTCGGATTCATCCTCATCCGGTCACATCTTGCCCGGAACCGGTTGCCCGAGGTACCACTCGACGCGTGCAACGCCCAGACACAGGCCGAAATCGGCTACATGATTCAGCAGTCACTCGACAACGAATTCAAGCGGCGGAGCATCGGAAGGCCGGTGGTTACCCTGGTGACGCAAGTGGTAGTCGATGCGGCCGACCCGGCATTCCGCGAGCCATCCAAGCCGGTGGGGCCGTTCTACACGAAGGGCGAGGCTGCCAGGCTGGAGAAGGAACTCGGGTGGGTTCTGCGCGAGGACGCTGGTCGTGGCTTCAGGCGGCTTGTTCCCTCACCGCGACCGATCAGCGTCGTAGAGATGACGGAGGTCGAATCCCTCCTTGGCTCGGGGGCTGTGGTCATCGCCTGCGGCGGCGGCGGGATACCGGTGGTGCGCGACAATGGAACGCTGAAGGGTGTTGCGGCGGTGATAGACAAGGACCTGGCTTCAAGCCTCTTGGCCGGCGACATCGGAGCCGAGAGACTGGTGATCTCCACGGCTGTGGAGCACGTCTGTTTGAACTACGGCCAGGCAAACCAAACCCCACTGGGATTCGTCTCAGCACTGGATGTGAAGAACCACCTTGCCGCCAGGCAGTTTCCGGCCGGCAGTATGGGTCCGAAGATCGAGGCGGCACTCGACTTCCTGCAGAGGGGTGGAAAAGAGGTCGTCATCACCGATCCGGGCCACCTTGCCGAGGCGATGGCGGGCAAGGCCGGAACGCATATCACAGGCTAA